One part of the uncultured Bacteroides sp. genome encodes these proteins:
- a CDS encoding ribose-phosphate pyrophosphokinase — protein MSEKAPFMVFSGTNSRYLAEKICESLGCPLGKMNITHFADGEFSVSYEESIRGSHLFLVQSTFPNSDNLMELLLMIDAAKRASAKSIVAVIPYFGWARQDRKDKPRVAIGAKLVADMLTVAGIDRLITMDLHADQIQGFFNVPVDHLYASGVFLPYIESLGLDELVIATPDVGGSKRASTYSKYLGVPLVLCNKSRIKANEVASMQIIGDVKGKNVILIDDIVDTAGTITKAADIMLEAGALSVRAIASHCVMSGPATDRVQSSALTEMVFTNSIPYTKGGVKVRQLSIADMFANTIRRVYNNQSISSQYII, from the coding sequence ATGAGCGAAAAAGCACCTTTTATGGTATTTTCTGGCACCAATTCCAGATACCTAGCAGAGAAAATTTGTGAAAGCCTCGGCTGCCCTCTCGGAAAAATGAATATTACCCACTTTGCAGATGGGGAATTTTCTGTTTCTTACGAAGAATCCATTAGAGGTTCACATCTCTTTCTAGTACAATCTACCTTCCCAAACTCAGACAACTTAATGGAACTATTGCTAATGATTGATGCAGCTAAACGCGCATCAGCAAAAAGCATTGTTGCTGTAATTCCTTATTTTGGATGGGCCCGCCAAGATAGAAAAGATAAACCACGTGTTGCAATCGGAGCAAAATTAGTAGCCGACATGCTAACTGTAGCCGGCATCGACCGTTTGATAACAATGGATTTGCACGCAGATCAGATTCAAGGTTTCTTTAATGTACCGGTTGACCACTTGTATGCATCAGGAGTCTTTTTACCCTACATTGAGTCTCTAGGTCTTGACGAATTAGTTATCGCAACTCCAGATGTTGGCGGTTCTAAGAGAGCAAGCACATATTCAAAATACCTGGGTGTACCATTGGTATTGTGTAACAAATCACGTATCAAAGCCAACGAAGTAGCATCTATGCAAATTATTGGTGATGTTAAAGGTAAGAACGTAATTCTGATTGACGACATTGTAGATACAGCCGGAACTATTACCAAAGCTGCCGATATCATGTTGGAAGCCGGAGCTCTTTCTGTTCGCGCTATTGCCAGCCACTGTGTAATGTCTGGTCCTGCAACAGATCGTGTACAAAGCTCAGCTCTTACAGAAATGGTTTTCACAAACAGTATACCATATACTAAGGGAGGTGTAAAAGTAAGACAGTTATCAATTGCTGATATGTTTGCTAACACAATCCGTAGAGTATACAACAACCAATCTATCAGTTCACAATATATTATCTGA
- a CDS encoding NAD(P)-dependent oxidoreductase: MKVLIATDKPFAKVAVDGIRKEIEAAGYELALLEKYTEKKQLLDAVKDANAIIIRSDIIDAEVLDAAKDLKIVVRAGAGYDNVDLDSATAHGVCVMNTPGQNSNAVAELALGLMVFAVRNFYNGTSGTELMGKKLGIHAYGNVGRNVARVARGFGMEIYAYDAFCPKEVIEKDGAKAVDSAEELYATCDVVSLHIPATAETKNSINYALLNKMPKGAMLVNTARKEVINEAELIKLMEDRADFKYVTDIMPSAHAELAEKFATRYFSTPKKMGAQTAEANINAGIAAANQIVGFFKDGCEKFRVNK; the protein is encoded by the coding sequence ATGAAAGTATTAATCGCAACAGACAAACCGTTTGCTAAAGTTGCTGTAGACGGTATTCGTAAAGAGATTGAAGCTGCAGGCTATGAACTGGCCTTATTAGAAAAGTACACAGAAAAAAAACAATTACTAGATGCCGTTAAAGATGCTAACGCTATCATTATCCGTAGTGATATTATTGATGCTGAAGTTCTTGATGCTGCTAAAGATTTGAAGATTGTTGTTCGTGCAGGTGCAGGATATGACAATGTAGATCTTGATTCTGCAACAGCTCATGGCGTATGTGTAATGAATACTCCGGGACAGAATTCAAATGCCGTTGCTGAGCTTGCTCTTGGCCTTATGGTATTTGCTGTTCGTAACTTCTATAACGGAACTTCGGGCACCGAACTTATGGGAAAGAAACTTGGTATCCACGCTTATGGTAACGTAGGACGTAATGTTGCTCGTGTTGCCAGAGGATTTGGAATGGAAATCTATGCTTACGATGCTTTCTGCCCAAAAGAAGTTATCGAGAAAGATGGTGCTAAGGCTGTAGATTCTGCAGAAGAATTATATGCTACTTGCGATGTTGTCTCTCTTCATATTCCTGCAACTGCAGAAACAAAGAATTCTATTAACTATGCTCTTCTTAATAAAATGCCTAAGGGTGCAATGCTTGTAAACACTGCCCGTAAGGAAGTTATTAATGAAGCAGAACTTATTAAGTTAATGGAAGACCGTGCCGACTTTAAATATGTAACAGATATTATGCCTTCTGCTCATGCAGAACTTGCAGAAAAGTTTGCCACACGTTATTTCTCAACTCCTAAGAAGATGGGTGCTCAGACTGCTGAAGCTAATATCAATGCCGGTATTGCTGCTGCAAACCAAATCGTTGGTTTCTTCAAGGATGGTTGCGAGAAATTCAGAGTAAACAAGTAA
- the serC gene encoding 3-phosphoserine/phosphohydroxythreonine transaminase: MKKHNFNAGPSILPQSTIENTAKAILDFNGSGLSLMEISHRAKDFQPVVDEAVALFKELLNIPEGYSVLFLGGGASLEFCMIPFNYLEKKAAYLNTGVWAKKAMKEAKAFGEVVEVASSADANYTFVPKDYTIPADADYFHITTNNTIYGTEIRTDIDSPVPLIADASSDIFSRPMDVSKYVMIYGGAQKNLAPAGLTFVIVKNDSLGKVSRYIPTMLNYQTHIDNGSMFNTPPVVPIYAALETLRWIKAEGGVKEMERRAIEKADLLYNEIDRNKLFVGTANKEDRSLMNICFVMKDEYKDLEADFMKFATEKGMVGIKGHRSVGGFRASCYNALPKESVEALVACMQEFEKLH; this comes from the coding sequence ATGAAAAAGCATAATTTCAATGCCGGACCTTCTATTCTTCCTCAATCAACAATCGAAAATACAGCGAAAGCTATTTTAGATTTCAACGGTTCTGGACTTTCTTTGATGGAAATTAGTCACCGTGCAAAAGATTTTCAACCAGTGGTTGATGAAGCTGTAGCACTGTTCAAAGAACTATTAAATATACCCGAAGGTTATTCGGTCCTTTTCCTTGGTGGCGGTGCGAGCCTTGAATTCTGTATGATTCCTTTTAACTACCTTGAAAAGAAAGCAGCTTATCTGAACACTGGTGTTTGGGCTAAGAAAGCAATGAAAGAAGCTAAAGCTTTTGGTGAAGTTGTTGAGGTTGCATCTTCAGCAGATGCAAATTATACATTTGTTCCTAAAGATTATACTATTCCTGCTGATGCGGATTATTTCCACATTACAACAAATAACACAATCTATGGTACAGAAATCCGTACTGATATTGATTCTCCTGTTCCATTGATTGCTGATGCATCTTCTGATATTTTCTCTCGTCCAATGGACGTTTCTAAATATGTAATGATTTACGGTGGAGCTCAAAAGAATCTTGCTCCTGCAGGACTTACTTTTGTTATTGTAAAGAACGACTCACTTGGAAAAGTATCTCGTTACATTCCTACAATGCTTAACTACCAGACTCATATTGATAACGGTTCAATGTTCAATACTCCTCCTGTAGTGCCTATTTATGCAGCACTCGAAACTCTTCGTTGGATTAAAGCTGAAGGTGGCGTAAAAGAAATGGAAAGAAGAGCTATTGAAAAAGCAGACTTGCTATATAATGAAATTGATCGTAACAAATTATTCGTTGGAACAGCTAACAAAGAAGACCGTTCATTAATGAATATCTGTTTCGTAATGAAAGACGAATATAAAGATCTTGAAGCTGACTTTATGAAGTTTGCTACAGAAAAAGGTATGGTAGGTATCAAAGGTCACCGTTCAGTTGGTGGTTTCCGTGCTTCTTGCTATAATGCATTGCCAAAAGAAAGCGTAGAAGCTTTGGTTGCATGCATGCAAGAATTTGAAAAACTACATTAA
- a CDS encoding phage holin family protein, whose protein sequence is MKMTMNFFLSVIVTYLVLILLPGIEVGSIWTGILLAILLGIFNIIVKPALELLSIIPTLLTILLFLLIINGGILVMVDWFMDSFSVNSLGTVIMFSIIVTVANWGLHRYFRKKK, encoded by the coding sequence ATGAAAATGACTATGAACTTTTTTTTATCAGTTATAGTAACCTATTTGGTTCTTATACTTTTGCCTGGTATAGAAGTTGGAAGCATCTGGACTGGTATTTTACTGGCAATACTTTTGGGTATATTCAACATTATTGTGAAGCCGGCTCTTGAGCTTCTTTCAATTATTCCGACCCTACTTACCATATTACTTTTCTTGCTGATAATTAACGGGGGTATACTTGTTATGGTGGACTGGTTTATGGATAGTTTTTCTGTAAATAGCTTAGGCACCGTAATAATGTTCAGCATTATTGTAACTGTAGCAAACTGGGGATTGCACCGCTACTTTAGAAAAAAGAAATAG
- a CDS encoding serine hydrolase: MLKIRNLLLLIIFFFNTADCPAQVCKKGDPALLYSLMGKDDFFKPYLIDAEKYEIQIIYTQIDRDSQQHPTFTQYSYQLDNKRFFNPASLVKWPLILLGMEKVNNLNRDYGITIYNKVEFAGNSDSTASIKSDYLAPDKTPRLANYIKEMILVSDNNAYNRMYDFLGQEYINKRLSEMGYDSIRVMLRFDNSNRMQNKTTPEVNFYNDKDSLIYKQPVATNPVQLSNPLGEVAKGGRDYSYFNNVPLQDVNDMMLHVFFRDVAPIKKRFNLTDKDYELLYKYTAMYPRESEFPLFKKSKRKYPVHLKKYLYYGKNSILPDLPGLKIHNMVGESHGTLSDVAYFVNAKTGIEFMLSAVINTCDGRITPANYHYKDIGQPFLRKLGRIIYKYEEQRRKH, encoded by the coding sequence ATGCTTAAAATCAGAAACTTATTGCTATTAATCATATTTTTCTTTAATACTGCAGATTGCCCGGCTCAGGTTTGTAAGAAAGGCGATCCGGCCTTGCTATATAGTCTGATGGGGAAGGATGACTTCTTTAAACCTTACTTAATAGATGCCGAAAAATATGAAATTCAGATTATCTACACGCAGATAGATCGTGATAGCCAGCAACATCCTACCTTTACCCAATATAGTTATCAGTTGGATAATAAACGATTCTTTAATCCGGCTAGTCTGGTAAAATGGCCTTTAATCTTATTAGGAATGGAGAAAGTCAATAATCTGAATCGGGATTATGGAATTACCATTTATAATAAAGTTGAGTTCGCAGGGAATTCAGACAGTACGGCAAGCATAAAGAGTGATTATCTGGCTCCCGATAAGACTCCCCGGTTGGCTAACTATATTAAGGAAATGATTCTGGTCAGTGATAACAATGCTTATAACCGTATGTATGACTTCCTGGGACAGGAATACATCAATAAACGCTTGTCAGAAATGGGGTATGATTCTATTCGGGTAATGCTAAGGTTCGACAATAGTAATCGTATGCAAAACAAAACAACTCCTGAGGTTAACTTTTATAATGATAAAGATTCGCTTATCTATAAACAACCTGTTGCAACTAACCCTGTTCAGTTATCGAATCCTTTAGGTGAAGTTGCTAAAGGTGGGAGAGACTATTCTTACTTTAATAATGTTCCTTTGCAGGATGTAAATGATATGATGCTTCATGTATTCTTCAGAGATGTTGCTCCAATTAAGAAACGCTTTAATTTAACCGATAAGGATTACGAGTTATTGTATAAATACACAGCAATGTATCCACGCGAGAGTGAGTTCCCTTTGTTTAAGAAAAGCAAACGTAAATATCCGGTTCACCTCAAAAAGTACCTTTATTATGGAAAGAATTCCATTTTGCCTGATTTGCCAGGGCTGAAAATTCATAATATGGTAGGGGAGTCTCACGGTACTTTATCTGATGTTGCTTATTTTGTGAATGCAAAAACCGGAATAGAATTTATGCTTTCGGCTGTTATTAATACTTGTGATGGAAGAATTACACCGGCAAACTATCATTATAAAGATATCGGTCAACCTTTTTTGAGAAAATTAGGACGTATTATTTATAAGTATGAAGAGCAAAGACGTAAGCATTGA
- a CDS encoding DEAD/DEAH box helicase — MNIKQELIEQALKSLKIENLNPMQEASIRANSQGKDVILLSPTGSGKTLAYLLPLLQELKPENNTIQSLVLVPSRELALQIETVFKSMNTGFKTCCCYGGHPISDEKKSILGNHPAIIIGTPGRINDHLNKGNFNPDTIHTLVIDEFDKSLEYGFQDEMAEIIAQLPGLKKRILLSATDAEEIPDFTGLNETIKLDFLVPEDDSVRLKMMKVLSPDKDKLETLFRLLCTMGSSSTIVFCNHRDAVERVSEYLYSKGLYNEYFHGGMEQPDRERALYKFRNGSCHVFVSTDLASRGLDIPEIENIIHYHIPINEDAFIHRNGRTARWDAEGTSYIILNEDETLPAYVTDEPDVFELPSKTARPAQPLWVTLYIGKGKKDKVNKIDIVGFLYKKGKLTKEDVGQIDVKEHFAFVAIRRSKLNQTLNLIQGEKIKGMKTKIEEAD; from the coding sequence ATGAATATAAAACAAGAACTAATAGAACAGGCTCTTAAGAGTTTAAAGATAGAGAATCTGAACCCGATGCAGGAAGCATCTATCAGAGCGAATAGCCAGGGGAAAGACGTTATTTTACTGTCTCCAACCGGATCTGGTAAAACATTGGCATATTTGCTTCCGCTGCTTCAAGAGTTAAAGCCTGAAAATAATACAATACAGAGCTTAGTGCTCGTGCCTTCACGTGAACTCGCGTTGCAGATTGAGACGGTGTTTAAATCAATGAATACCGGATTTAAAACTTGTTGTTGCTATGGGGGGCACCCAATTTCGGATGAAAAGAAAAGCATTCTGGGCAATCATCCGGCTATTATCATTGGTACGCCCGGACGTATCAATGACCATTTGAATAAGGGCAATTTTAATCCCGATACTATTCATACATTGGTGATTGATGAGTTTGATAAGTCTCTGGAATATGGTTTTCAGGATGAAATGGCTGAGATTATAGCTCAACTACCCGGATTGAAAAAACGCATACTTCTTTCGGCCACAGATGCAGAAGAAATTCCCGATTTTACCGGACTGAATGAAACTATAAAACTGGATTTTCTTGTTCCGGAAGATGATTCAGTTCGCTTGAAGATGATGAAAGTGCTTTCTCCCGATAAAGATAAGCTGGAAACTCTGTTCCGCTTGCTTTGTACAATGGGAAGCAGTTCCACTATTGTTTTCTGCAATCATCGTGATGCGGTAGAAAGGGTAAGCGAATATCTTTATTCAAAAGGACTTTATAATGAATATTTCCATGGAGGAATGGAGCAACCCGATCGTGAGCGTGCTTTATATAAGTTCCGAAACGGTAGTTGCCATGTGTTTGTCTCTACAGACCTGGCTTCACGTGGGTTAGATATTCCGGAAATTGAGAATATTATTCACTATCATATACCTATTAACGAGGATGCATTCATTCATCGTAATGGTAGAACTGCCCGCTGGGATGCAGAAGGAACTTCATATATAATTCTGAATGAAGATGAAACTCTTCCTGCTTATGTAACAGATGAACCCGATGTCTTTGAATTACCTTCAAAAACCGCCCGTCCTGCTCAGCCACTTTGGGTTACCTTATATATAGGTAAAGGGAAAAAAGATAAAGTCAACAAAATTGATATCGTTGGTTTCCTTTATAAGAAAGGTAAGCTGACGAAAGAAGATGTAGGTCAGATAGACGTAAAAGAACATTTTGCCTTTGTTGCTATCCGTCGTTCTAAGTTAAATCAGACCCTTAACCTTATTCAGGGAGAGAAAATAAAGGGCATGAAAACCAAGATTGAAGAAGCAGATTAA